One segment of Acidimicrobiales bacterium DNA contains the following:
- a CDS encoding M20/M25/M40 family metallo-hydrolase — protein MPSISIPSIPAVADLLGELVAYPTESCSPNVDFIDHYADRARRIGAAVDVVSGEAGRANLHLRFGPDAPGGILLSGHTDVVPAGTGWDTDPYVLTEVDGRLAARGTTDMKGFLAATLVLLEEIDVDSLRAPVHLGLSYDEEVGCIGVRGLLDVLATGSTGAGTCAPEVVVVGEPTGMRLCNAHAGKVAHRIDLTAASGHSSRAGTEPTAVHEGAALVALVQGLNDSDRGISANVGSIHGGVAVNVLAPSCTLEFEVRHRADTDPDEVLAGVLDAVADADRRLSAVGGRATSELFIGYPGLDTDPSLAPVVAMADLVGCGAPGTVAFGTEAGLYADRLGVPSVIVGPGDIADAHRPNETVAPDQLERCGDVLRRTIHRFCSDDGSAVAGTVPVDRLS, from the coding sequence GTGCCTTCGATCTCCATCCCTTCGATCCCTGCTGTGGCGGACCTGCTGGGGGAGCTAGTGGCGTACCCCACCGAGAGTTGCTCTCCCAACGTCGACTTCATCGACCACTACGCGGATCGGGCCCGGAGGATCGGCGCTGCGGTCGACGTGGTGTCCGGTGAGGCGGGGCGAGCCAACCTGCACCTCCGCTTCGGTCCGGATGCACCGGGCGGGATCCTGTTGTCGGGTCATACCGACGTGGTTCCCGCCGGGACTGGTTGGGATACAGATCCCTACGTCCTCACCGAGGTGGACGGACGACTTGCCGCCCGCGGTACCACCGACATGAAGGGCTTCTTGGCCGCCACACTCGTGCTGCTTGAGGAGATCGACGTTGACTCCCTCCGGGCCCCGGTCCACCTGGGCCTCAGTTACGACGAGGAGGTCGGCTGCATCGGCGTACGGGGTCTGCTCGACGTGCTGGCTACCGGGTCCACGGGTGCCGGAACGTGTGCCCCTGAGGTCGTGGTGGTGGGCGAACCTACGGGGATGCGACTATGCAACGCCCACGCCGGCAAGGTCGCCCACCGGATCGATCTCACTGCGGCTTCCGGGCATTCCAGCCGGGCCGGGACTGAACCGACCGCTGTACACGAGGGCGCTGCTCTGGTTGCGCTGGTCCAAGGCCTGAACGATTCCGATCGCGGCATCAGCGCCAACGTGGGATCGATTCACGGCGGGGTGGCGGTCAACGTGTTGGCCCCGTCGTGCACGCTCGAGTTCGAGGTGCGTCATCGGGCCGACACCGATCCCGACGAGGTGCTGGCCGGTGTCCTGGACGCGGTGGCCGACGCCGATCGGCGACTGTCGGCCGTGGGCGGACGTGCCACCTCCGAGTTGTTCATTGGCTACCCGGGCCTGGACACCGATCCCTCGCTGGCCCCGGTCGTCGCCATGGCCGACCTGGTGGGTTGCGGCGCACCGGGCACCGTGGCGTTTGGTACCGAGGCCGGCCTTTACGCCGACCGGTTGGGCGTGCCGTCGGTCATCGTCGGACCCGGCGACATCGCAGACGCCCACCGTCCCAACGAGACGGTGGCCCCCGACCAACTTGAGCGGTGCGGTGACGTGCTGCGTCGAACCATCCACCGTTTCTGTTCCGACGACGGCTCGGCCGTTGCAGGGACTGTCCCAGTTGACCGTCTCAGTTAA
- a CDS encoding acyl-CoA dehydrogenase family protein, with amino-acid sequence MSTATEEKFTTDPWPESPETGEVLARVDALGPVWRERARALDEAVEFPHENFAEAKAAGLHALCLPTEYGGAGWWLPGRFSPWYKVLERMARWETNTAQLLQVHNHAAGIIAFHSTPEQRDRFLPDIADGAFCASLGSEAHLYENGAEVLESELTQVDGGYRLTARKGFASVAAAAKYLMVWCAVEGDTPYAGRMVFAVVEVDWEGVELLDDWQMLGMRSTISCGVKFDDVFVPDSHVVGTPGGWVTEDQRTFSCAYAANHLGSAQGAFDFLTDYIGGRPDLAGSEAVRVKLGQMDAQLFAARSCLYATAARLDRGDDPDECEADAVRTMHLAKDAVLTIPYQGFDLVGARACHERYPLGQMMRDARTFTLHFRDDLYVERLAQLALGKGFLPKGGRGGSTPFEEGAGATAQATAGA; translated from the coding sequence ATGAGTACCGCTACCGAAGAGAAGTTCACCACCGACCCGTGGCCCGAGTCCCCCGAAACCGGCGAGGTCCTAGCCCGGGTCGATGCCCTGGGCCCGGTCTGGCGGGAGCGCGCTCGCGCTCTAGACGAAGCCGTCGAGTTCCCGCACGAGAACTTCGCTGAGGCCAAGGCTGCCGGTCTACACGCCCTCTGCCTCCCCACCGAGTACGGCGGCGCTGGCTGGTGGCTGCCCGGTCGCTTCAGTCCCTGGTACAAGGTGCTGGAGCGAATGGCCCGGTGGGAGACCAACACTGCCCAGTTGCTCCAGGTGCACAACCATGCGGCGGGCATTATCGCCTTCCACTCCACGCCTGAGCAGCGCGACCGGTTCCTTCCCGACATCGCTGATGGGGCCTTTTGTGCCTCGTTGGGCTCGGAGGCGCACCTGTACGAGAACGGCGCTGAGGTCCTCGAGTCCGAGTTGACCCAAGTCGACGGCGGTTACCGACTGACGGCCCGCAAGGGATTCGCCTCGGTCGCCGCTGCCGCCAAGTACCTGATGGTGTGGTGTGCCGTGGAGGGTGACACGCCGTATGCGGGTCGGATGGTGTTCGCGGTGGTGGAGGTGGACTGGGAGGGCGTCGAGTTGTTGGACGACTGGCAGATGTTGGGTATGCGATCCACCATCTCCTGTGGCGTGAAGTTCGACGACGTGTTCGTGCCCGACAGCCACGTGGTGGGCACCCCTGGCGGGTGGGTCACCGAGGACCAACGCACCTTCTCCTGTGCATACGCCGCCAACCACCTGGGTTCGGCCCAGGGGGCTTTCGACTTCCTGACTGACTACATCGGCGGGCGCCCCGACCTGGCTGGGTCGGAGGCTGTACGGGTGAAGCTAGGCCAGATGGACGCCCAGCTATTCGCCGCCCGATCCTGCCTGTACGCCACAGCGGCCCGGCTGGACCGGGGCGACGATCCTGACGAGTGCGAGGCCGATGCGGTGCGCACTATGCATCTGGCCAAGGACGCGGTACTGACCATCCCCTACCAAGGATTCGACCTGGTAGGCGCCCGGGCCTGCCACGAGCGGTACCCGCTGGGCCAGATGATGCGTGACGCCCGGACCTTTACCCTCCACTTCAGGGACGACCTTTACGTGGAGCGCCTGGCCCAATTGGCCCTCGGTAAGGGCTTCTTGCCCAAGGGCGGCCGCGGGGGATCCACTCCCTTCGAGGAGGGGGCGGGGGCTACGGCCCAGGCCACCGCTGGGGCATGA
- a CDS encoding RidA family protein — MTHQRIRPFNTKETYPEQNLDNDLSQGVVARGTMVFLRGQVAQDLDTRESLHTGDAGAQTAKTMENIAMLLAEAGSEMSHICRIVVYLTDIRYREAVYQEMGRWLQGVHPCSTGIIVSALARPEWVVEIEVTAVIPD; from the coding sequence ATGACCCATCAGCGCATCCGCCCCTTCAACACGAAGGAGACGTACCCCGAGCAGAACCTCGATAACGACCTCAGCCAGGGTGTGGTGGCCCGCGGAACCATGGTCTTCCTGCGGGGCCAGGTCGCCCAGGACCTCGACACCCGGGAGTCGTTGCACACTGGCGACGCCGGAGCCCAGACGGCCAAGACCATGGAGAACATCGCCATGCTGCTGGCCGAGGCTGGCTCGGAGATGTCCCATATCTGCCGGATCGTCGTCTACCTGACTGACATCCGATACAGGGAGGCCGTCTATCAGGAGATGGGAAGGTGGCTCCAGGGCGTCCACCCGTGCTCGACGGGAATCATCGTGTCCGCCTTGGCTCGCCCCGAGTGGGTGGTGGAGATCGAGGTCACCGCGGTGATCCCCGACTGA
- a CDS encoding aromatic ring-hydroxylating dioxygenase subunit alpha: MTTPQPETGALLSGLRTVADGPLSAATNMPPAMYHSDAVLALEQERAFGRDWVSPGLAAEIPEVGDHLVWSIADQPVFCVRDGDDRVRTFSNVCRHRMMTLVAGDGNSRRITCPYHSWTYDLGGQLVGTNHMERTDGFDRVDICLPEIRTELWEGWIYCTLDDDAPSVADLLAPIEGFVAPYGLADYVPIHRVDEVWDGNWKFLTENFMEGYHLPVTHRVTLGTWMPMDSVVFPDESHGAFTYQMFEKDENAVYGRAHPDNDRLEGAWRSTTFMPTVFPAHMYILAPDHLWYLSLRPRGTGQVELRFGIALAPEVHASLVEPEAWITEMVDFFTAVCEEDRKVVEGIHVGSRSPLATPGPLSWLEHELHHFMGYLADRLTSTD, translated from the coding sequence GTGACGACCCCCCAGCCTGAGACTGGCGCCTTGTTGTCTGGTCTGCGCACCGTGGCCGACGGGCCGCTGTCGGCGGCTACCAACATGCCACCGGCCATGTACCACTCCGACGCGGTGTTGGCCCTCGAACAAGAGCGGGCCTTCGGACGGGACTGGGTGTCGCCCGGGCTGGCCGCCGAGATCCCCGAGGTGGGCGACCACCTGGTCTGGTCGATCGCCGACCAGCCGGTGTTCTGCGTCCGCGACGGTGATGATCGGGTCCGGACGTTTTCCAACGTGTGCCGGCACCGGATGATGACCTTGGTGGCCGGCGACGGGAATTCCCGCCGGATTACCTGCCCGTACCATTCGTGGACATACGACCTAGGTGGGCAACTAGTGGGGACAAACCACATGGAGCGCACCGACGGATTCGACCGGGTGGACATCTGTCTGCCCGAGATCCGCACCGAACTCTGGGAGGGGTGGATCTACTGCACTCTGGACGACGATGCCCCGTCGGTGGCCGATCTGCTGGCTCCCATCGAGGGCTTCGTGGCGCCCTACGGCCTAGCCGACTACGTGCCGATCCACCGGGTGGACGAGGTGTGGGACGGTAACTGGAAGTTCCTTACTGAGAACTTCATGGAGGGCTACCACCTGCCTGTCACCCACCGGGTCACGCTCGGAACCTGGATGCCCATGGACTCGGTGGTGTTCCCCGACGAGAGCCACGGAGCGTTCACGTACCAGATGTTCGAGAAGGACGAGAACGCCGTGTATGGGCGCGCCCATCCGGACAACGACCGACTGGAGGGGGCGTGGCGGAGCACCACGTTCATGCCGACGGTGTTCCCCGCCCACATGTACATCCTCGCCCCCGACCACCTCTGGTACCTATCGCTACGACCCCGGGGAACCGGTCAGGTCGAGCTGCGGTTTGGGATTGCCCTAGCGCCCGAAGTGCACGCCTCGCTGGTCGAACCCGAAGCGTGGATCACCGAGATGGTCGACTTCTTCACCGCGGTCTGCGAGGAAGACCGCAAGGTGGTGGAGGGCATCCACGTCGGATCCCGCTCGCCGCTGGCCACACCTGGTCCGCTGAGTTGGCTCGAGCATGAACTCCACCACTTCATGGGCTATCTGGCCGACCGCTTGACGTCCACCGACTGA
- a CDS encoding DUF1028 domain-containing protein — protein MTFSITGHCARTGMAGVAITTSSICVGSRCPHARAGVGAVATQNITDPTLATRVFECLQAGETAAEAVATVMDGRANAEYRQLAVVDMAGRTGHFTGAHILGTNRVVEGDHCIAAGNLLSTPEVPAAMVAGFEADPGAHLADRLLLGLEAGLAAGGEEGPVRSAALLVHHEQPFALVDLRCDWNEDDPVVVLRRLWTDYEPQMQPYLDRAVDPGVAPSYGVAGDR, from the coding sequence ATGACCTTCTCCATCACCGGACACTGTGCCAGGACCGGTATGGCCGGGGTGGCTATCACTACCTCGTCCATCTGTGTGGGGTCGCGTTGCCCCCATGCCAGAGCCGGCGTGGGCGCCGTGGCTACCCAGAACATCACCGACCCGACTCTGGCCACCCGTGTGTTCGAGTGCCTACAGGCCGGTGAAACGGCCGCCGAGGCGGTGGCCACCGTCATGGACGGTCGAGCCAACGCCGAATACCGACAACTGGCGGTGGTCGACATGGCCGGTCGGACTGGACACTTCACCGGGGCCCACATCTTGGGCACCAACCGCGTCGTGGAGGGTGACCACTGCATCGCAGCGGGCAATCTGCTGTCGACACCGGAGGTTCCTGCCGCCATGGTGGCCGGCTTCGAGGCCGACCCTGGCGCCCACCTGGCCGACCGCCTGCTACTTGGCCTGGAGGCCGGGCTAGCCGCTGGTGGAGAGGAGGGTCCAGTTCGCTCAGCAGCCCTTCTGGTCCACCACGAGCAACCCTTCGCACTGGTCGACCTGCGTTGCGATTGGAACGAAGACGACCCAGTGGTCGTGCTGCGCCGTCTGTGGACCGATTACGAACCCCAGATGCAGCCCTACTTGGACCGGGCCGTAGATCCGGGGGTGGCGCCCAGCTACGGCGTGGCCGGCGACCGGTGA
- a CDS encoding phytanoyl-CoA dioxygenase family protein — MLTDEQVETFRRDGVLTVPNAVTPDQLAALRADMDRWVEESRAHTGPYGETIDGRPRFDVQPGHSKDRPALRRVSAPTEVSAAHREVMANSAMVDMVADLIGPDVRLHHTKVNTKLPGAATEVQWHQDFPFTPHSNADLMTALLMVDEVTVENGPLEVAPGSHNGPIHSLWHDGVFTGAICPDAVAAMRDAAVSCTGPAGSVCLMHTRLAHASAPNRSDRSRTLFICVYGAGDAVPYGPNPVPTAHQGLFVRGSDPGRVRTGDFEMDLPEPPTGASFFTQQEASVVDPGRG; from the coding sequence GTGCTGACCGACGAACAGGTCGAAACGTTCCGGCGCGATGGAGTCTTGACGGTTCCCAACGCAGTCACGCCGGATCAACTGGCAGCACTGCGCGCCGACATGGACCGCTGGGTCGAGGAGAGTCGGGCCCACACCGGGCCCTACGGGGAGACGATCGACGGGCGCCCCCGGTTCGACGTGCAGCCGGGTCATTCGAAGGACCGGCCGGCGTTGCGGCGGGTCTCGGCGCCCACGGAGGTCTCAGCCGCCCACCGCGAGGTCATGGCCAACAGCGCCATGGTCGACATGGTGGCTGACTTGATCGGTCCCGACGTCCGGCTCCACCACACCAAGGTCAACACCAAACTCCCGGGGGCGGCCACCGAGGTGCAGTGGCACCAGGACTTCCCGTTCACCCCGCACTCCAACGCTGACCTGATGACCGCCCTGCTGATGGTCGACGAGGTGACTGTGGAGAACGGCCCCTTGGAAGTGGCTCCTGGTTCGCACAACGGCCCGATTCACTCGCTGTGGCACGACGGGGTTTTCACGGGCGCCATCTGTCCAGACGCCGTCGCTGCGATGCGTGATGCTGCCGTATCGTGCACAGGCCCGGCGGGTTCGGTGTGTCTGATGCACACCCGGTTGGCCCACGCCTCGGCCCCCAACCGGTCGGATCGGTCCCGGACCCTGTTCATCTGTGTCTACGGGGCGGGCGATGCCGTGCCGTATGGCCCCAATCCGGTGCCCACGGCCCATCAGGGATTGTTCGTACGGGGTTCGGACCCCGGTCGGGTCCGGACCGGGGACTTCGAGATGGACCTGCCTGAACCGCCGACGGGAGCGTCGTTCTTCACCCAGCAGGAGGCCTCGGTAGTAGATCCGGGGCGAGGGTGA